A part of Rhopalosiphum maidis isolate BTI-1 chromosome 3, ASM367621v3, whole genome shotgun sequence genomic DNA contains:
- the LOC113557876 gene encoding syntaxin-16-like gives MTTRSFTNIYILMRKNCLQTIHSFKESAKHNDYDTNSKGCINDEVLLMEADRAIDMRSQEICPPPWTGLFEDAQCSIAWLQNKLEELRSLQDAHLLRPAALDDCNLQEKYIQDLTLEITRIFASTKKTINQIQLHSNGIFANKESQLSYNVSSALMSSLQNVFNEFRNSQKVYRNKIKNLEGISLQMLFETNDISSNSNSFSINEQCSSNAFRQQLQMLQSNQTRTFAAILIEEENAKMAVQLEREGNRIASSIVELNNIFKDVAHMAVQQGNVLDRIDYNIEQTEIKVKQDAAKLIESEDCYDRKIKCILILVTISFLFLILLEITAL, from the exons atgacTACAAGAAGTTTCACCAACATATACATACTGAtgagaaaaaattgtttgcaaACTATCCATTCATTTAAAGAATCTGCTAAGCATAACGATTATGATACAAATAGCAAAGGATGTATTAACGACGAAGTGTTGTTAATGGAGGCCGATCGAGCTATTGACATGCGATCTCAGGAAATATGTCCACCTCCGTGGACCGGACTGTTTGAAGATGCTCAATGTTCTATTGCCTG GTTACAGAATAAATTAGAAGAATTGCGTTCGTTACAAGATGCACATTTGTTGAGACCTGCAGCCCTCGATGATTGTAACTTGCAAGAGAAATACATCCAAGATCTTACATTAGAAATTACTaga ATATTTGCTTCAAccaaaaaaacaatcaatCAAATACAATTACACTCGAATGGAATATTCGCCAACAAAGAATCCCAACTTTCTTACAACGTGTCATCCGCTTTAATGTCATCGTTACAAAACGTTTTCAACGAATTTCGAAATTCACAAAAAGTCTATCGCAAca aaatcaaaaatttagaaGGGATATCGTTACAAATGCTATTCGAAACCAACGACATCAGTTCTAATTCTAATTCATTCAGTATTAACGAACAATGTTCGTCGAATGCTTTTAGACAACAGTTGCAGATGTTACAGTCGAATCAAACGCGAACATTCGCTGCTATACTTATCGAAGAGGAAAACGCTAAAATGGCCGTACAGTTGGAACGCGAAGGAAATCGGATAGCCAGTTCTATTGTTGAACTCAACAACATATTTAAAGACGTTGCACACATGGCCGTTCAACAA GGTAATGTTTTGGATCGGATAGATTACAATATTGAGCAGActgaaattaaagttaaacagGATGCAGCGAAGCTTATAGAATCGGAAGATTGTTATGATCGAaagattaaatgtattttgattttagttaccattagttttttgtttttaattctattagAAATAAcagcattataa